The uncultured Methanolobus sp. sequence GTTACAAGACGCTCTTTTTCCAGTGTTTCAGGGTCTGCTTTGAGGGTGGTTAGTATTCTGGATGTGATTTCTTTTTCAAGTGATCTGTTGACCAGTGCCTGCAGTTTTTCAAATTCAGGATTGCCTTTTTCTGTCTGTTTTTCTTTCCATATACTCCAGAATTTCGGGGCACTTCTTGTTGTTGCATATCTGGCTTCGTTCTTGTTTGTGGCAAGCAGCAATTGAGTGTAAGTGAAGAGTTTCGGAATATGGTCATCGTTCTGGTTCCTGATGCATTGTGATACTGCCTGAGCCACGTCTATCTGCGGGGCTTTGCATTCAATTACAGAAAAAGGAATTCCGTTGACAAACAACACGACATCCGGTCGCACAGTCTCAGTACTTCTGGAGCGCTGGACACTGTACTCCACAGTAACATGGAAGCTGTTCCTCTCAGGATTTCTCCAGTCAATGTAATTCAGGTTGAAGCTTTTTGAGTTGCCTTCAATGGTCTGTTCCATTGCAGTTCCAAGGGTCATGAGGTCGTATGCTGATTCGTTGGTCTTTAGTAGTCCGTCGTACCTGATGTTCTTGAGTTTCTCGATGGCAGACTGGATGTTCTCTTCACTGAAGAGGTACTCGTTTCCCCTGTACTGGATGCGGTTTATTTTTTTTAGCTGGCTTCGCAGGATGTTCTCAAGGAGCACATTGGACGTGCGGTTCTGCCTTTCTTTCAGTGCTTCACCGGGTGTCAGATATCCATAACCCAGATTTATGAGGAGCTGTACGGCTGGAATCTGGGAAAGAATCTTTTCGTTTGTCTCGAATGTGTCCATGATGTTTTCTCCTTATAGTTCGTTCTTGTCTCCAAAATATTCTGTCCAGATTTCTAATAGCACGTCACTATATCCCCAGCCGATATCTCGGGCACCCAGCCTGACCTGATACAGTTCATCTCTCAGGCGGGAAATATCATGTCCCTGCTTTTCCAAAATGAGAGCCCATTTTATAGCATTTTCATAGAAATCTTCCATTGAGATGTAGTCTCGTTCTTCAAGATCTCCAATTGTTTCGGTAATTTTCCTTCCTTCCATCACTGTATGCACATAAACATCCGCAAGAACCATTGCATCATCAGTGGCTTTTTCAAGATACCTGAGAATTCTCTTTGCTTCTTTAAAGTCCCAGTATCTCATTGTTCTTAGATTGAAACTCAGTGCACGGGATATTTTCTTCTTGTACTTCTCAACTTCAATATCTCCGGCATCTGCAAGAGATGACCTGACAAAGAGCTTATTATCATCAGATAATTCCATTATGTTCTTCACCAGAGCAACAAGCTCTGTCTTTTCCAGTGAGTTCAGTCTCTTCCTTGCCATTTTCATACCTCTAAATATTGTTGGTTACCTCTTCCTTCATTCGCAGTGTGCATTAAATTCGGCACCCACTGAGTGCCACTTCTCCGGGGCACTTTGGTGTTTCGTGTTTTCCTCGTAGGATTTCACTACATCAGACATAACCCGCCACTCCCCTGTAAGCATCTTCTGCATCAGGCCGCGTTTCTGGGTCTTGTACTTCTCTGCCAGTTGTTTGAGTATGTCTATTTCTTGTTGGGTGACAGATAGAGTTTCTGCAATTCGTTTTTGTTCTTCGAGTGGTGGGAGTGGGATTTTGATGCTTAGAAAATCTGGAATACTAATTTGTTTTCCATCACGGATTCCAATTACTGCAAGATTCAGATATTTTTCAATGAATATGTATGTTTTAAAGAAAATCTGATAAAAATCTGTGTCCATCTTAATTTTAGGACGTAAAACGGTGTATGCAGGGCTTATAATTCCCTGATATTTGGAATACTCAATTCCGCCCTGAAAAGAACGAAGGCTAATGACAAAGTCTCCCGGTTTTATATGTTTGTAGCTAGCAGTTGTTCCATCGGGGGACATAACTCGACCTTTCAGCATGTCTCGTGGAATTACGCCTTGATCTTGAGTTACAGAAAGTAGTTCTTCATTTGGGTGATTTTTTTCTGTAATTAAATCAAACATATTTTTTGGCTTAATGTGCGTCCATTCTGTGCATCGCAGATCAATTAATTTTTGAGTATTTCCTTTAAATTGTTTCTCCTTTGCCTGGATCAGTCTTTCAGTTATCTCGATGGTCTCATCCCATGTAGATAGTAAGTCGGCAATGGCTTTTTGTTCGGGGAGTGGGGGAAGAATAACAGGAAATGCTTTAAGTTGCGTTGAATTTATACTGGCAAGATTTGTACTTTGTTTTGAACAACTAATGAAGTATTTTTTTCCATAAGTGCTTCCTGTTTGTGCTGAAAGAAACTCAGAAATAATGTGTTTATTATTAGGTCTAACTACGAAAATATGGTTTTGATGGACACAGTCTTTAATTTGTTCATACCATACAGCACCTCTACCTAATTTATCAAAATCTCCTCCTTCTGTTAGTAAAACGTCCCCGCTGATAAGTTTATAACGTTTTATTTTTTCGTGTGGAATCCTGATAGTTTTAATCTCATTAAGATCAAAAAATCCCTCCTGCACATTGGCAACACGTAGATATGGGAGTTCTATCGAATTTTCGATATTATTTTGATTTTTTGCGATACCTGTCTGAATGATTGATATATTACTCAAACGTTCTTTTCTCCATCCATCAGGTAATTTCATTCTCCACTCTCCTGTTTCTCTGATAATTTAATTCCAAGGAGCATGACCATTTTCGTAATGTCACGAAAATGGTTTGTGGCTTCAATTGCCGGAGTAATATTGCTGTTATTGTTCATCTGTCACTCCACAATTTCATTAGTGTTTCCTTCCTTTCAAAAGTTTCTTTCCGGCATTAGTCAGTCGATATTTCTGCTTACTACTTTCAGGTTTATCAGGGACAGTCATCTCAATTACACCTGTGGCGATTCCAATCTGCTGGTATTTTTCCCTGAAGTGTTTTTCGTCCTTCAGTCCAAGAGCGGTCATAATATCAATTCGTGACATTTCTCCGGTGATTATCTGAAGCATCCTTAAAACTTCGGGGGTATGCAGTTTCGCTTTTCAATAACGCAAGGTAAATAGCGCCATCCATCGCGTTCTGAACTTGGGGTTACAATTCTTGATCTCAAAACCTCGTACTTTTCTTCTGTTAACTGGAATATAATATCGGAGGGACTGCTTCCTGAACCAGTTGCAATTTGCGACAAGTTTAATTGTCGTGCCAGTGGAACGATAATCTGATTCTCACTCATGATTTCAATTCCGGCTTTCCTGATTCTGTTTGAGAACATTTCATTAACTCTTCCGTTCCTGTTATTCCTCTGACTTTGGATTCTTTGGCAGATTCTTGATCATCCTGTCAAAATCTGATTCAAACATCCGATCCTGCACAATGCGGTATTTCTGGAACTCACTCTCAGCATGTTCTTTAGCGGTATCGGCAGTAATTTTTGCGCTGTCATGAAGAATATCCCGATCATCAAACTCAAGGAACTTATCCAGACGTTTAGCCCAATCTTCCATTGTCATTGGTATTCTTCTTCGTGCCCTTTCCTCCGCCAGATCCAGATAGGCGTTAACGATACGTCCTAATGATTCCAGTTCACCTTTTGCAAGATAATTTTTCGCAACTGAAACATCGCTCTTCAAAATCTTACCATCTGGTGCATTTTCCCAGATACTAAGCCCCATGTTAGTTTTAGTACTGTCTGCCCGCTCTACAATAAGTTCGGCTGCTGTGTGTCCATGAATGGCAAAATGCAACTTGTTCTGTACTCTTGCAAAAAATGCCTTAGTTGTCGGTGCATTCTTATTGTAATCCACACTGGTGGCGTAAATATCTGTGATCTTCTGATAAAACCGTCTCTCACTGAGTCTGATTTCCCGAATTTCCTCAAGAAGATGCTCAAAATAATCCTCGTTAAGGAATGAACCATTTTCCATACGCTTTTTGTCCAGAACATAGCCTCTGATGGCGAAGTCGTGCAAAACTCTGGTAGCCCACTGGCGAAACTGTGTTGCTCGTATTGAATTAACTCTGTACCCCACAGAAATTATGGCATCAAGATTATAGAAATCAATTGATCTTTTGACTTTGCGGCCACCCTCAGTTTGAACTATTAGGAAATTCCTAATAGTTTCATTTTTATTAATTTCAGAATGTGCATAGCAATTTTTTAAATGTTGATTTATTGTCGCGACATGTACTTCAAACAGAGTTGCCATCATTTTCTGGGATAGCCAGATCGTCTCATCTTCGTATCTTACTTCAATGCTCTGTTCGCCAGCCTGTCCGGTAAAGATGAGAAATTCCGCAGTGCTGTTACGGATCAACTTCTTACTACTCTTGCTCATCGCTGAATCTCCCTCAACTTCTCAGCCATCTTCACTCTAACCTCTGCCAGCTCTTTTTCCAGATTATCGATCTCCTGCTGGACAGCATCGATATCGATCTCTTCTTCCTCCTCGAATGTATCAACATAACGGGGGATGTTCAGGTTGAAATCGTTCTCCTTTATCTCGGCAAAGTCAGCCACATGGGCGTATTTATCCACATCCTCTCTGGAATCATACACTTCCATGATTCTTGTCAGGTGCTCATCCGAAAGTGTGTTCTGGTTCTTGCCGGAAACAAACTCCCTGCTGGCATCGATGAAAAGAACATCCTTGCAGTCCTCTCTGGCTCCATCCTTTTCCCGTGAGCGGTCAAATACCAGTATGGCTACGGGAATATTAGTTGTCGGGAACAGGTTTCCCGGCAGGCCGATAACAGCGTCAAGCAGATTCTCCTCGATCATCTTCCTGCGTATCTGACCTTCCTTAGCTCCCCTGAAAAGAACTCCGTGAGGAACAACCACAGCCACACGTCCTTCCTTTTCCAGTGCCACTTCAACCATGTGGCTGATGAATGCCCAGTCTCCCTTGCTTTTAGGGGGAACTCCACGCCAGAATCTGTTATATCGGTCGCTTTCCGCATTCTCCGCACCCCATTTATCCAGTGAGAAAGGTGGATTGGCAACAACACAATTGAACTTCATCAAACGGTCGTCCTCGACCAGAAGCGGGCTGTTCAGCGTGTCACACCACTCGACGCGGGCACTGTCAAAACTATGCAGGAACATATTCATCCGGCATAGTGCCCATGTACTGCCATTCGATTCCTGCCCGAAAAGGGCAAAATCACGACTACCTACCTGTCTGCCAGCCTGTATCAAAAGACCACCTGAACCGCATGCAGGGTCACATATACGATCCCCCGGTTTTGGCTTTGTCAGCATGGCAACAAGTTCCGTAACTTTTGACGGGGTAAAGAACTCTCCAGCCTTTTTGCCGGAATCTGAAGCAAACCTTTCTATCAGGTAAATGTATGTATTTCCGATAACATCTTCTGAAACAAGGCTTGGCTTCATGTTCAACTGTTGTTTGTGGAAATCTTCAAGAAGCTGTTTCAAACGCCTGTTCCTGTCCTTTGTTTTTCCCAGATTCGCTTCACTGTTAAAGTCAATGTTTCGGAAAACTCCCTCAAGTTTGCTCTTGTTCGATTCTTCAATATGGTCAAGGACAATATTGATCAATTCCCCAATGTTCGCTGCAGCTCTGCGTTCATAAAGGCTGTAATAGGTAGCAGGGAATTCATCCAGTAAGGTCTCTTCTCCTTTTTCCTCATCTGTTTCGACTAATCTGACAACCGGAAGAACAAATCTTTCTCGTTCCAGCTTGCGTCTAATCCGGGCATCATCATCTCCGTATTGTTCTTTGTATGACTCATAATGGTCCTGCCATACATCGGATATGTATTTCAGGAACAGCATAACAAGGATATAATCTTTGTATTGTGCAGGGTCAACGACTCCCCTGAACGTGTCGCATGCAGCCCAGGCTGCATTATTGACATCTTTCTGTTCAATCTTTTTCATCATTCTCGTCCTCTTTTGCAAGCTGCATTAATAATGCTGAAATGTACTTATCTCTCTTTTCGGCCAGTGTATTCAATATTGTCTGTTCCCTGGCGGACAATACTGCCAGCTCAACTATGTTTTTCTGGATACTCAAAGAAGGTAGGTGAACAGGCATTTGTTCCAGTTGTTTGCTTCTGATCATGTTAACTGAGGTCCCTGCCTGCACAGAAGTCAGATACCGCTGGGCCTCGGTCTGGCTAATATACCAGTTCAAATATTCTGGCAAAACAGTTTCAGGATTTGTAACTCTTATCCTTATCAAAGGAGCAGCAATAATAGATTTTTCAGGATTTTTCAGGATGACAGCAGAAGTGTTAATTAGTCCTCTTGACCTGAATGCCAGGTCTCCTTTTCGGGCAAAATGTTGTTCTTTTGGAGTCTGCATATCAATTTTCATCAATCCGGTGCAATCTACAGTATTATTATCAAGCAGGTCTTTCATCTGGATGACTGTGACATTCCCATTTTCAGATACTTCAAGTTTCGATCTGAATGAATATCCCATTTGTACTGTTGCGATATCTTTGATTTTTATACCACTCACATATCACAGTAATGTAGTTACTGTATTTATGTATTTTCTCTATTTTTACAGTAATCTAATTACTGTAAAATTAAACAGTAGTAAAAGCATATACTTGCATTATTGAATTGTTATCAGTCTGCAAACGGATCTATCGCGGATTATGAATAACTTGAATGGTCCCGAAGGGTCCGGTGAAGCCGGCGTTTTCCCATACATAAGAATAAATGAAGTAATTCATGTAGTACTATGTGATACTTTCTTCGCAGGTATTCTGTAGATTTCTCGGCACAAATACATTATGTTTGGAATAATCTTCTGTACGGAAGTATTGGAAAATGCCGCCTTCGGCGGATGGTTACTTTGTTTTTAGTTTGCAGGTTGTTTTTGTGGAGGTGAAAAAGAGCAATGTATGTATCACTTATATCACTAAGATTTCTACAGAACCAAAATTTGGCTACTAAAAGAACAAATGCACTAAAACTTAGAAAAAAGCAGTTTTGCGCAGAATTCAGCTGAACCTGCGCAAATGAATTTAAATTTGTATTTCTTGTTTTCAGGATATTTACATATCCATCATACCTGGCATTCCTCCAGGTGGCATGCCTGGAACCATGTCTTCTGCTGAAGGTCCTGCTGGTCCCTGCTTGGATGCAATGATGTCGTCAATCCTGAGAATCATGACTGCGGATTCTGCTGCTGAGTTGATTGCCTGGGTCTTTATCCTGAGTGGCTCTACGACTCCAGCTTCCCACATGTCGATTACCTTTCCTTCGTAGACATTAAGACCTGCTGTCTTTACGCCCTTCTCGTGGTGTGCACGGAGCTCCATGAGCATGTCTATTGGGTCAAGACCTGCATTCTCTGCAAGGGTTCTTGGGACTACTTCAAGAGCCTCTGCGAATGCCTTGACTGCAAGCTGCTCTCTTCCACTGAGTGTTGCTGCGTATTCCTGGAGTCTGAGTGCAACCTCTACTTCAGGTGATCCGCCACCAGCTACGAGCTTCTCGTCTTCGATTGCTACGCCGACTACTCTGAGGGAGTCATTAAGTGCTCTCTCAATATTGTCAATTACGTGCTCTGTTCCGCCACGGAGGAGAATTGAAACTGCCTTTGGATTGTCACAGCCTGTTACGAAGGTCATTGGGTCGCCGCCGATCTTCTTCTCTTCTACAAGGTCTGCCTTACCCATATCAGCATCTGTGATCTCGTCAACATTTGTGATAAGTTTTCCACCAGTTGCTCTTGCAAGTTTCTGCATGTCACTCTTCTTTACACGCCTGATTGCGAAAACACCTGCTTTTGCAAGGTAGTGCTGTGCCATGTCATCGATTCCCTTCTGGCAGAATACGACGTTCGCACCGCTGCCTACTACCTTGTCAACGAGATCCTTGATCATCTTTTCTTCCTGGTCAAGGAAGGACTGGAGCATCTCCGGGGATGTGATTGAGATCTCAGCATCGACTTCTGTGTCTTTGAGTTCGATTGCTGTGTTGATGAGTGCGATCTTTGCGTTTGCTACCTTCTTTGGCATATTGGTGTGTACGCGTTCCTTGTCGATGATCATACCTTCGATAAGCTCGGATTCCTCGATACGTGCACCGACTTTCTTCTCTACCTTAATATTGTCCATGTCGACCTTGTTGTCTTCATCAACAATGCTTGTGATAGCAGCAACTGAGATGTTTGCAAGGACTTCCTTTGTTGCTTCTGCACCCTTACCGGTCATTGCTGTTCCGGAAATGTTCAGGAGTATATCCCTGTTTTCTCTGGTGACTGATTTTGCAAGTGCCTTAATGATCTCGCTAGCTTTTTCTGAAGCCATTCTGTAACCGGATGCGATGATTGTTGGGTGTACGTCCTGCTCGATAAGCTCTTCTGCTTTCTTGAGGAGTTCACCAGCAATTACAGCAGCTGTTGTTGTTCCGTCTCCAACTTCGTCGTCCTGGGTCTTGGAAACTTCAACGATCATCTTTGCTGCCGGGTGCTCGATGTCCATTTCCTTAAGGATGGTTGCACCATCGTTTGTAATTACTACATCTCCGAGGCTGTCTACAAGCATCTTGTCCATACCTTTTGGACCAAGTGTTGTTCTTACAGCTTCAGCGACTGCTTTAGCAGCCATGATGTTGTTGCTCTGTGCTTCTCTGCCTCTGGTTCTCTGGCTTCCTTCTCTTAATATGAAAATTGGCTGTCCTGCCATCTGTCCTGCCATAATTGTCTATCCTCCTATGTTATGAAATTAGAATGACATTTATTCTCAAGTCGTTTTTTAATGTTTGTAGTTCTATATAAGCATATCGGATTGGCTGATTTCTTCACGGAGAATAAATAAGCTACTCACAATTGAAAAAAAGCTGTCTGATTAATGAAAAATAAAGAAAAAAAGATTGGTGAAAGTGAGAATCCTCACCTTACAATTGACTTCGGGGATCTGCTAAGGAATCTTCTCTTAGCACCGGATGAGGTGTATCTCTGTGCTGGTCCCGGATGTGCCTTTCCTTCCCTGCACTTTGGTACCTTGATTGTTCTTCCTTTGCGTCCTTTTACCTTTGACCATTCAATGCTGCCTGTCTTACCCATGATAAAATCCTCTTGAATTATTATTTATAATCATTTGTAAATTAATGTTACTTTTAAGTTCTTTTATGTTTAACCTAGATATATAGTTCTAGTCGTTGAGTTCACTTCTAAACGTAACGCTTATTATTAAAGCTTACGGGAATATCATAGCAAAAATACTTGTAGACAGCAGAGATTATGCATCCATATTGGCAGGAGTTGATGAAAATAATCCCGGCAACTGAGAAACAGCTGGAAGCAGTAAAAGATGAGTTTCATGGAGTGAAAGATTATCCTACTGAAGAGCTCATATCTATTATACAGGAAGTTGGTTTTGAATGTGATTTCTGTGCCCGCTGTTGTACAAGGCAGTTCAATGACCATGTCTTCCTTCTTAATGAAGATGCCATTAGAATGAAACAGATAGATAATGATTGCATGGAACCTGCACCATATTTTGAGTTATGCGATCAGCAAGGCCGTTTCTATGTATCCGGCTATGCACTAAAAGCAAAAGAAGATGGTTCATGTATTTTCCTCAATGAAGATAAGAGATGTAAGATATATGATCAACGCCCCACAATTTGCAGCCTTTATCCCTACATGCTTCATCGCGAGCCGGATGAAGACGGCAATGTAGACTGGAGGCAGATAAGCGGTCTTAACCAGCACGGTTGCTATCATATTGATATTAGTGACGATGAAGCAAGTGAGATTGCAGATCAGATCAAATCATACGAAACCAGTTATCTTTCCCAGCTAATTGAGTTCTTCAAAAAAGCAGAGGAACACTTCAGCAAGAATAAACTGAAACACGTTCAGGGTGTCTACGACAGGGAAATGAGGAAATTCAACAAAGGCGGAGAAATTGCAGTATTTGTCTATTATAATGGTGAATTCGTAGGGCAGAGTTTCAAAAGATAAAATAATGGGGACTAAAATATCATTCCCATGTACCGGTTGCCTTACCTGTCAGCGCAAGTTTTCCCATTACTTTTTTGTAACGCTTGCTAACAGGCGATGTTTTCACATCAACATAAGGAGTTCCAGGAAGTGGAGTCAGATAATGTGAATGCACATTTCCTCCCTTTTTGCAAATCCACTGAATAAGTTCCAGACTCATGTCCTGCTCTTCTTCAGTCTCATCCGGGAAACCAACCATGAAATCTACCATAGGGGTAATTCCATGATCAAAACAAAGTTCCAGACTATGGACAACATCATCGACGGTGTGCCCTCTGAGGATCTCTCTCAGGATTCTGTCACTTCCGGATTGTGCACCAAGACTCACTTTTGAGTTTGTGCAATACTTTGTGATAAGTTCCAGTGACTCATTGGTGACAAATTCCGGTCTGACCTCTGACGGGAATGTCCCAAAGAAAATATCTCTGGCTCCTGTATCCTTCAATGCTGACAGGAGTTTTTCCACCTTATCAAAACGTGGATGAATCCCGTCACTTCCATATGCCATTGAATTTGAAGACGTGAATCTCAGATCACGATAATGTCTTGCATATTTCACAATGTTGTCAATACTTCTATGCCTCATTTTATTTCCAAAAAGCCGGGGAGTCTGACAGTATCTGCACCTGAAAGGACATCCTCTGCTGATTTCAAGAGGTGACATCACTATGTCCGGGTCAAAACATGGATATTTATCAAGGTCAACAGGTTCCCTTTTTTCAGTGATAATGTTTTTTCCTGAATTGTCCCTGTAGGCTATTCCTTTTACAGTGGAAATATCTTTCCCTGATTTAATTGCATCAATAAGTTCAGGTAAAGTCTCCTCGCCTTCGCCGATAACCACATAATCAAAAAAATCAAGAGTTTCATCAGGTGCTCCCGAAGGATGAGGGCCGCCTGCGATAAATATAGATTCGGTGTCTGCTTTTTCAATCTCGTTAAAAATGAAATCCTTTTGTCTGGTGGCAAAGCTGTATATCATTACTCCATCTTGGGGCTTTTTGACCTTCAAAGCCTCCGGCACAAGAGGTGCCAGTGCAGCAAAACTGTACGTATTCTTCTTGTTCCAGCGAAAGCAGACATCCATAAGTAAATCTCAGCTACAACTCAGTTATTCGTTCTTTAGCTCAACAAAAGCATTTGTGCTGTTAACGATAACCCTGTCACCATTCTTCAGCACTTCATATGGGTCTTTTTCAAGCCTGTCAACAAGAGGTACTTCAGATATAATTGCTCCAACAGCTACGATAGGTTCAGATTCAAGGTTAATCATTGCAGCAGGAGCGACACTATTCTTGAAAAGCTGATATATGACATAAGAACCAACAGTGGAGCCTTTTCCATGAGGAAAAACAAGGACCTTTCCGGCAATTGACTGACCGTAAAGTTCGTGCTGAGGTTCAACTACCTCTCCGGTTTCAGGGTCTACATTTCCAAGGAATGAGATCGCATCATTTGTAAGAAGCACTTCTCCTTCTGCAACGCCTCTGGATATTGTCCTGCATTTAATTTTCATCGACAACACCTGCCTCGTTAATGCAGTCCTCAATACTCGCATACTTTGCAGCTACCTTACACATACTTGGAACGTATGCAAGTGCCTTTCCTGAGTTCACGGTTATAGAAGCGTACCTGTTTGTGGCAGGTGAAACCACCATGCAGGTATCACATACGACTTTCGCACCGCTTTTCTCTATTTTCTGTACTAGATCGGGATGCCTTTCAGCAACTTCCCTTGCAGTGCAGACCCACATTTCCTTTTGCAGTTTCTTCCCATCGACAAGTCCTGCTATTTCTTCCAGTTCTTCAACAGAACAGTGTGGGCATCCAACGGTGATAATCTCACTTGACAGTATGTCCTTATTAGTTTCATAGACCTCATCAACCTGTTTTCTTTCAACAGGAATGACTTCATCAGGTCTTGTAAATGTCTTTCTGGAAGCTTCAGGTGTCACACCTTCGATATGATAAAGTGCCACAGCTCCGGATGCTGCAAGCGCTGCACCGAGGGATTTCATCTCGTTCTTTGAAGGCTCGTTCTTCATGTAGAATATTGGAACTCTGCTTCCAATTTCTTTCCCCACAACATATCCGAGTGCTCCAAGGTCAGAGCCTGAAAGTTCGCAATCAACTTCCACGGCGATCACTGGTTCTCTCATTTCATCAAGGTGGTATCCGTAGTTTGCAGTCTTGCCTACAAGTGCGGCGGAGAGTGCTGAAGGACCACCTTCACGGTTTGTCCTTGCGCCGATTACGGAATTAGCATAAGATACAGCGGATGATTCACTCCATGCGATATGGTCGTCAAGTGTGACGTTGAATCCTTCAAGATAATATGGTGTGCATGTGCACTTAGTCTGGATTCCCAGTTTTGCATAGGCTTCAATTATTTCCTGCTGCTTCTTTGCAAAATCAGCTTCAATTCCCATCTCTTCCCATCTGGCAATATCCATGCCGGCAGGGTTGAGTACGGAAGGTATCTTCACTTTTCCTTCAAGGTCTGATATCCACTCCAGCCCGGCATCGCCAATTGTCTTATAAGATACTCCGGCTATCTGTGCGCTCTTTACAGGAATAAGTTTGTCAGCACCGTAAATATCTCCAAGTGCAACCAGTATTTCGATGGCTTTCTGTAGACTCTCTCCGTATTCGCCATTTAGTGTTTTCTCTTCTTCAGGTGTAAGATACATTCTGTTTCACCATGTCGTAATTTTCACTTTTCACTCTGGCATCTTTGCACGTTCGAAGTTCTGTGCTTCTTTCAGTACCTTTGTAGCGTCAATGCCCATTTTAGTCGTGGTTCCGTCAGGTGCTCCCCTAGGATCGAGTGAACTTCCTCTCACATTTGGTATTATCATGACGTCCATGTCA is a genomic window containing:
- a CDS encoding aconitase X catalytic domain-containing protein: MYLTPEEEKTLNGEYGESLQKAIEILVALGDIYGADKLIPVKSAQIAGVSYKTIGDAGLEWISDLEGKVKIPSVLNPAGMDIARWEEMGIEADFAKKQQEIIEAYAKLGIQTKCTCTPYYLEGFNVTLDDHIAWSESSAVSYANSVIGARTNREGGPSALSAALVGKTANYGYHLDEMREPVIAVEVDCELSGSDLGALGYVVGKEIGSRVPIFYMKNEPSKNEMKSLGAALAASGAVALYHIEGVTPEASRKTFTRPDEVIPVERKQVDEVYETNKDILSSEIITVGCPHCSVEELEEIAGLVDGKKLQKEMWVCTAREVAERHPDLVQKIEKSGAKVVCDTCMVVSPATNRYASITVNSGKALAYVPSMCKVAAKYASIEDCINEAGVVDEN
- a CDS encoding DUF126 domain-containing protein; the protein is MLSMKIKCRTISRGVAEGEVLLTNDAISFLGNVDPETGEVVEPQHELYGQSIAGKVLVFPHGKGSTVGSYVIYQLFKNSVAPAAMINLESEPIVAVGAIISEVPLVDRLEKDPYEVLKNGDRVIVNSTNAFVELKNE